A stretch of the Tannerella serpentiformis genome encodes the following:
- a CDS encoding alpha/beta hydrolase, which translates to MKKTFLLLIVASACVATEMACMSREAKDPVVQADAKRGETQIDTAPSIATPAPEPVRPKVTTETTWSEIVTIPQFKGFGQYILARERIGYKPHMKLADVAKTLPFHRNVDANQAADCINKMIERVDAGRMSYHSIGQDVGLFFFRGRPGAPFAIISAGGGFYYVGSIHEGFPLAMALSDLGYNAFVLQYRTGGFQIACKDLARGIDYVFKHADEWKVGTADYSLWGASAGAEMAAALGSHGTRHYVPSIVRPRPAAVILCYTEHADYTRHDPPTYAVVGADDRVTKASAMRRRVANLKAAGIDAEVHVYPNLVHGFGMGIGTTAEGWQIGAVKFWEKYIKKDRAK; encoded by the coding sequence ATGAAAAAGACATTTTTACTGTTGATCGTCGCTTCCGCGTGTGTAGCGACGGAAATGGCCTGCATGTCGCGCGAGGCGAAAGATCCTGTGGTGCAGGCTGATGCGAAACGTGGCGAGACACAGATTGACACAGCGCCGTCGATCGCCACACCTGCCCCCGAACCCGTTCGCCCGAAGGTAACGACCGAAACAACCTGGTCCGAAATCGTTACCATACCCCAGTTCAAGGGCTTCGGCCAGTACATTTTGGCTCGCGAGCGCATCGGATACAAGCCCCACATGAAGTTAGCCGATGTGGCCAAGACATTGCCCTTCCACCGTAACGTTGACGCCAATCAGGCTGCCGATTGCATTAACAAAATGATCGAGCGCGTCGATGCCGGTCGGATGAGCTACCACAGCATTGGGCAGGACGTCGGTCTTTTCTTCTTCCGCGGTCGGCCCGGCGCCCCGTTTGCCATTATCAGTGCCGGCGGCGGGTTTTACTACGTCGGATCCATCCATGAGGGCTTCCCGTTGGCGATGGCACTCAGCGACTTAGGCTATAACGCCTTCGTTCTTCAGTATCGCACCGGCGGGTTTCAGATCGCTTGCAAAGATTTGGCCCGCGGCATCGATTACGTTTTCAAGCACGCCGACGAATGGAAGGTCGGTACCGCCGACTATTCCCTTTGGGGCGCCTCGGCGGGGGCTGAAATGGCCGCTGCGCTCGGTTCGCACGGCACACGGCACTATGTCCCGAGCATTGTTCGGCCTCGCCCGGCCGCGGTCATCCTCTGCTATACCGAGCACGCCGATTACACCCGTCACGACCCACCCACTTACGCCGTTGTTGGCGCTGACGATCGTGTCACGAAGGCTTCCGCCATGCGTCGCCGCGTAGCTAACCTCAAGGCTGCCGGCATCGACGCCGAGGTGCACGTTTACCCGAACCTTGTTCACGGTTTCGGTATGGGCATTGGCACTACCGCCGAGGGATGGCAGATAGGAGCTGTCAAGTTTTGGGAGAAATACATCAAAAAGGACCGCGCAAAGTGA
- the rplT gene encoding 50S ribosomal protein L20: MPRSVNHVASRAKRKRILKLTRGYYGARKNVWTVAKNTWEKGLTYAFRDRRNKKRNFRALWIQRINAAARLEGLSYSRLMGGLREAGIEINRKVLADLAVNHPEAFKAVIAKIAK, from the coding sequence ATGCCAAGATCAGTAAATCATGTTGCTTCGAGAGCAAAAAGAAAACGGATTCTGAAACTTACGCGCGGCTACTATGGCGCCCGTAAGAACGTGTGGACGGTAGCTAAAAACACGTGGGAGAAAGGTCTGACCTACGCCTTCCGCGATCGTCGAAACAAGAAGCGCAACTTCCGCGCCCTGTGGATTCAGCGTATCAACGCTGCGGCACGCCTTGAAGGGCTGTCGTACTCCCGACTGATGGGTGGGTTGCGTGAGGCCGGTATCGAAATCAACCGCAAAGTGTTGGCCGACCTTGCCGTCAATCACCCCGAGGCGTTCAAGGCCGTTATTGCCAAGATCGCGAAGTGA
- the rpmI gene encoding 50S ribosomal protein L35, which produces MPKLKTNSGAKKRFALTGTGKIKRKHAFKSHILTKKTKKQKRNLTATGLVDRANVRSVKEMLCMK; this is translated from the coding sequence ATGCCAAAGTTGAAGACTAATTCCGGTGCCAAAAAGAGGTTCGCCCTTACCGGAACAGGGAAGATCAAAAGAAAACATGCCTTCAAAAGTCACATCCTGACTAAGAAGACGAAAAAGCAAAAGCGCAACCTGACCGCCACCGGTCTCGTGGATCGCGCCAATGTTCGTAGCGTGAAGGAAATGCTTTGCATGAAGTAA
- the infC gene encoding translation initiation factor IF-3: protein MRNDKLKDQYRINDRIRVPEVRLVGENVTNGVYPIEKALQIAESHEMDLVEISPNADPPVCRITDYQKFLYQQKKRQKEQKAKSVRVVVKEIRFGPQTDDHDYNFKLRHAKEFLDEGAKVKAYVFFKGRSILFKEQGEVLLLRFANDLEEYAKLDQMPVLEGKRMTIMLSPKKSVSSKAAAAKQQAAAVQKAAKNADDTQPTESADSDEEE from the coding sequence ATGAGAAACGACAAACTGAAGGACCAATACCGGATCAACGACCGGATTCGCGTACCTGAAGTTCGTTTGGTCGGCGAGAATGTGACTAACGGAGTCTATCCGATAGAAAAAGCATTGCAGATAGCAGAGAGCCACGAGATGGATCTGGTGGAGATCTCTCCCAACGCCGATCCCCCGGTGTGTAGAATCACCGACTATCAGAAGTTTCTTTATCAGCAGAAAAAGCGGCAGAAAGAGCAAAAAGCTAAGTCGGTCAGAGTCGTCGTGAAGGAGATCCGCTTCGGACCGCAGACTGACGATCACGATTATAACTTCAAGCTCCGCCACGCCAAAGAGTTTTTGGACGAGGGTGCCAAGGTTAAGGCCTACGTATTTTTCAAAGGCCGCTCGATCCTGTTTAAGGAGCAGGGAGAGGTGCTGCTGCTGCGATTTGCTAACGATCTGGAAGAGTATGCCAAGCTGGATCAGATGCCTGTCTTAGAGGGTAAGCGCATGACCATCATGCTTTCGCCTAAGAAGAGCGTATCGAGCAAGGCCGCTGCCGCTAAACAGCAGGCCGCTGCGGTACAGAAAGCCGCCAAGAACGCCGATGACACCCAGCCCACAGAATCCGCTGACTCCGACGAGGAAGAATGA
- the thrS gene encoding threonine--tRNA ligase encodes MIKVTFPDHSVKEFAEGTTSMQIAESISPRLAKEVLAAKVNGTVWDLTRPLNEDAQVELLKWEDEGGKHTYWHSSAHLMAEALQQLYPDVKFGIGPAIENGFYYDVDLGDRTITDEDFSRIEARMQELAARAEPIVRRSISKADAMKMFGDRGEVYKTELISELEDGKISTYTQGSFTDLCRGPHVPDTSYIKAVKITSVAGAYWRGDEKRKQLVRLYGITFPKKKMLDDYLTMLEEAKKRDHRKVGRELELFTFSPAVGAGLPLWLPRGTQLRLKLEEFLKQIQKKYGYKQVMTPHIGSKHLYVTSGHYAKYGKDSFQPIHTPQEGEEFLLKPMNCPHHCEIYKSFPRSYRDLPLRLAEFGTVYRYEQSGELHGLTRVRGFTQDDAHIFCRPDQLKDEFLKVMDIIFIIFKALNFESFEAQISLRDPNNKEKYIGSDENWEKAERAIIEACEEKGLPAKVELGEAAFYGPKLDFMVKDAIGRRWQLGTIQVDYNLPERFELEYTGEDNQKHRPVMIHRAPFGSIERFVAVLIEHTGGKFPLWLTPDQVVVLPVGERYNDYAHRVAKELEQHDIRVLVDDRNEKIGRKIRDNELKRIPYMLVVGEKEQESNSVSVRKQGEGDKGVMEISTFAALLTDEVNDMMHRWEKEQIN; translated from the coding sequence ATGATAAAAGTCACATTCCCGGATCACTCCGTAAAAGAATTTGCAGAGGGAACGACCTCCATGCAGATAGCCGAAAGCATCAGCCCCAGACTGGCCAAAGAGGTGCTCGCGGCCAAAGTTAACGGCACCGTTTGGGACCTCACACGACCTCTCAACGAAGACGCCCAAGTTGAACTCCTCAAATGGGAGGACGAAGGCGGTAAACACACTTATTGGCACTCCAGCGCACACCTTATGGCCGAAGCCCTCCAGCAACTCTATCCCGACGTTAAGTTCGGTATCGGCCCCGCCATAGAAAACGGCTTCTACTACGATGTCGATCTGGGCGACCGCACCATCACAGACGAAGACTTCTCACGCATCGAAGCTCGCATGCAGGAATTGGCTGCACGCGCCGAACCGATTGTCCGCCGGAGCATCTCCAAGGCTGACGCCATGAAGATGTTTGGCGACCGTGGCGAGGTGTACAAGACGGAACTAATCAGCGAACTCGAAGACGGTAAGATTTCCACCTATACGCAAGGCTCTTTCACCGACCTCTGCCGTGGTCCGCACGTTCCGGATACATCGTACATCAAAGCGGTCAAAATCACCAGCGTGGCCGGAGCCTATTGGCGCGGCGACGAGAAACGCAAGCAACTCGTGCGTCTCTACGGCATTACTTTCCCGAAAAAGAAGATGCTCGACGACTACCTTACCATGCTCGAGGAGGCGAAGAAGCGAGACCATCGTAAGGTAGGCCGCGAACTAGAGCTGTTCACCTTCTCACCTGCCGTAGGTGCCGGTCTGCCTCTGTGGCTCCCTCGTGGCACACAGCTCCGACTCAAACTGGAGGAGTTTCTCAAGCAGATCCAGAAGAAGTATGGTTACAAGCAGGTTATGACACCGCATATCGGCAGCAAACACCTCTACGTCACCTCCGGCCACTATGCCAAATACGGCAAGGACTCTTTCCAGCCTATCCACACGCCGCAGGAAGGCGAAGAGTTCCTTCTCAAGCCTATGAATTGCCCGCACCACTGCGAGATATACAAATCTTTCCCACGTTCCTACCGTGATCTGCCTTTGCGCCTGGCTGAGTTCGGCACGGTTTACCGTTACGAACAGAGCGGCGAATTGCACGGCCTGACGCGCGTCCGCGGCTTCACGCAAGATGACGCCCATATCTTCTGCCGCCCCGATCAGCTTAAGGACGAGTTCCTCAAGGTGATGGATATCATCTTCATCATCTTCAAAGCGCTCAACTTTGAGAGCTTCGAGGCGCAGATCTCCCTCCGCGATCCTAACAACAAAGAGAAATACATCGGCTCCGATGAGAACTGGGAAAAAGCTGAACGTGCCATCATCGAAGCCTGCGAAGAGAAAGGTCTTCCAGCCAAAGTAGAGCTTGGCGAGGCCGCTTTCTACGGTCCCAAACTCGATTTCATGGTCAAGGATGCTATTGGACGCCGTTGGCAACTGGGTACTATCCAAGTCGACTATAATCTGCCCGAACGATTCGAGTTGGAGTACACAGGCGAGGATAACCAGAAGCATCGCCCAGTGATGATCCACCGTGCGCCCTTCGGCTCCATCGAACGCTTTGTTGCCGTATTGATCGAGCATACCGGCGGAAAGTTTCCCCTCTGGCTTACTCCTGACCAAGTTGTCGTACTTCCCGTAGGCGAGCGCTACAATGACTATGCTCATCGCGTGGCCAAAGAGCTGGAGCAGCATGACATCCGTGTCCTCGTAGACGACCGTAACGAGAAAATCGGACGTAAGATTCGTGACAACGAGCTCAAACGTATCCCCTACATGCTTGTCGTCGGAGAGAAGGAGCAGGAAAGCAATTCCGTATCTGTCAGGAAACAAGGTGAGGGCGATAAAGGAGTAATGGAAATTTCTACATTTGCCGCGCTTTTAACAGACGAGGTCAACGACATGATGCATCGCTGGGAAAAAGAACAGATAAATTGA
- a CDS encoding UDP-2,3-diacylglucosamine diphosphatase, which translates to MKKIYFASDAHLGNRYAADPMADEKRLVRWMDRIAPDAAAIYFLGDMFDYWYEYRYVVPRGHVRFLGKLAELHDAGVEIHLFIGNHDIWMFDYLPAEVGAVIHRGPLTVELLGHHFFLAHGDEVGYQPRKYRFIQRIFRNRLCQVLYASIHPRWTFGFARGWSLSSRRKGLAETRRAAAQERNTRSLDAFARTYLQSHPETDFFLFGHLHLMLDRQLTPHTRMIVLGDWMQYFSYAVWDGLELRLLQDEG; encoded by the coding sequence GTGAAGAAGATCTACTTTGCCTCCGACGCCCATCTCGGCAACCGTTACGCGGCCGATCCCATGGCCGACGAGAAGCGGCTCGTCCGCTGGATGGACCGCATTGCCCCGGATGCCGCGGCCATCTACTTTCTGGGTGACATGTTCGACTATTGGTACGAGTACCGCTACGTCGTGCCCCGCGGCCACGTGCGTTTCTTGGGCAAACTGGCCGAGCTGCACGACGCCGGCGTGGAAATCCACCTCTTCATCGGCAACCATGACATTTGGATGTTCGATTACCTACCCGCCGAGGTGGGCGCTGTCATCCATCGCGGCCCGCTGACTGTGGAGCTGCTCGGCCATCACTTTTTCCTCGCTCACGGCGATGAGGTGGGCTACCAGCCCCGAAAATACCGCTTCATTCAGCGCATCTTTCGCAATCGACTCTGTCAAGTGCTCTATGCCTCGATCCACCCTCGGTGGACGTTCGGTTTTGCCCGGGGATGGTCGCTCAGCAGCCGTCGCAAAGGCCTCGCCGAGACACGTCGCGCAGCCGCACAGGAACGCAACACACGCTCGCTCGACGCCTTTGCCCGCACTTATTTGCAATCCCATCCCGAGACGGATTTTTTCCTCTTCGGCCATCTCCACCTCATGCTTGACCGCCAGCTCACGCCCCACACTCGCATGATTGTCCTCGGCGACTGGATGCAGTATTTCTCTTACGCCGTCTGGGACGGCCTCGAGCTCCGTCTGCTTCAAGACGAAGGCTGA
- a CDS encoding metal-sulfur cluster assembly factor encodes MDNEFLRIEEEIVKVLRTVFDPEIPVNIYDLGLVYRVEVDDDKDVTIDMTFTAPSCPAADFILDDVQQKVEGIAGVHGVTINLVFEPEWNKDMMTDEAKLELGLF; translated from the coding sequence ATGGATAACGAATTCCTGAGAATAGAAGAAGAGATCGTGAAGGTCCTTCGCACCGTTTTTGACCCCGAGATACCCGTCAATATTTACGATCTGGGACTAGTCTACCGCGTCGAAGTCGACGACGATAAGGATGTGACGATCGACATGACCTTCACCGCGCCCAGTTGCCCAGCCGCCGACTTTATCCTGGACGATGTGCAGCAAAAAGTGGAGGGCATCGCTGGCGTGCATGGCGTGACGATCAATCTTGTCTTTGAGCCCGAGTGGAACAAGGACATGATGACCGACGAGGCTAAGCTCGAGCTGGGCCTGTTCTAA
- the radC gene encoding RadC family protein has product MDDRLRIKELAEEDRPREKMRLKGAAVLSDAELIAILIGSGSSTETAVQLSQRILGTVDNSLGRLARLTVDELMAFRGIGEAKAITIAAAMELGRRKGLTNDDADRDTIRSSAEAFRLFHPHLCDLPHEELWAAFTNRSAKVIARTMISRGGTDHTSADVLIVLKAAINNLCSGIVLCHNHPSGDPRPSRQDDALTDRIARAAALLGIQLIDHIILCDKRYYSYADEGRLPRT; this is encoded by the coding sequence ATGGACGACAGGCTGCGCATCAAGGAGTTGGCCGAGGAAGATCGGCCGCGCGAGAAAATGCGGCTCAAAGGGGCCGCTGTGCTGAGCGACGCCGAGCTGATCGCGATCTTGATCGGATCCGGTAGCAGTACCGAAACGGCCGTGCAGCTCTCGCAGCGTATCCTCGGCACCGTCGATAACAGTCTCGGGCGGCTCGCCCGCCTGACCGTCGACGAGCTGATGGCTTTTCGTGGCATCGGCGAGGCGAAAGCCATCACCATCGCCGCCGCGATGGAGCTGGGGCGGCGCAAGGGACTCACCAACGACGACGCGGACCGCGACACGATCCGAAGCAGCGCCGAAGCCTTTCGCCTCTTCCATCCGCACCTCTGCGACTTGCCGCACGAGGAACTCTGGGCGGCCTTCACCAATCGCAGTGCCAAGGTGATCGCCCGGACGATGATCAGTCGCGGCGGCACAGATCATACCTCCGCCGACGTGCTGATCGTTCTCAAAGCAGCGATCAACAACCTCTGCTCGGGCATTGTGCTTTGCCACAACCATCCCTCAGGCGATCCCCGCCCCAGTAGGCAGGACGACGCCCTGACCGATCGCATCGCCCGCGCCGCTGCGCTCCTCGGCATCCAGCTGATTGATCATATCATCCTCTGCGACAAGCGATATTATAGTTACGCCGACGAAGGTCGCCTGCCGCGCACCTAA
- the efp gene encoding elongation factor P has protein sequence MINSQDIKKGTCIRLDGKLYFCIDFLHVKPGKGNTIMRTTLKDVVRGNVIERRFNIGEKLEDVRVERRPYQYLYQEGEEFIFMNQETFEQIPIAKSLINGVDFMKEGQIVDVVSDASTDTILFADMPIKVQLAVTYTEPGIKGDTATNTLKPAKVESGAEVRVPLFINEGDVIEINTQDGSYTGRVK, from the coding sequence ATGATTAACTCTCAAGACATCAAGAAAGGGACCTGTATCCGCCTCGACGGCAAGCTCTACTTCTGCATCGACTTCCTTCACGTAAAGCCCGGGAAAGGCAATACGATCATGCGCACGACCCTGAAAGACGTCGTTCGCGGCAATGTGATCGAACGCCGATTCAACATCGGGGAGAAACTGGAAGACGTACGTGTGGAGCGTCGCCCGTACCAGTACCTTTACCAAGAGGGCGAAGAGTTTATCTTCATGAATCAGGAAACTTTCGAGCAAATCCCTATTGCCAAGTCGCTGATCAACGGGGTAGACTTTATGAAAGAGGGTCAGATTGTAGACGTCGTCTCGGATGCCTCTACGGACACGATTCTCTTTGCCGACATGCCCATCAAAGTGCAGCTGGCCGTGACGTACACCGAGCCGGGCATCAAGGGAGACACGGCGACGAACACGCTGAAGCCGGCCAAGGTTGAGTCAGGCGCTGAAGTGCGCGTGCCGCTCTTCATCAACGAGGGGGATGTGATCGAGATCAACACCCAGGACGGATCCTACACGGGTCGCGTGAAGTGA
- the truA gene encoding tRNA pseudouridine(38-40) synthase TruA, with amino-acid sequence MRYFIWLSYTGGAYCGWQRQPNGMSVQQRVEEALATILRQPTPLTGAGRTDAGVHARRMAAHLDTDVPIDDPAGLVGRLNRLLPPDIAVWSLDAVRPDAHARFSATARTYEYTVTGVKDPFAPPAVHRMVLRGVDFEAMNRAAATLLDYRDFTSFSKLHTDVKTNLCHVTRAEWRRQGDRWTFTITADRFLRNMVRAIVGTLLEVGRGRLSEEGFRHVIEALDRSQAGDSAAAEGLALVEVHYPADIYL; translated from the coding sequence ATGAGATACTTCATTTGGCTATCATACACCGGTGGCGCCTACTGCGGCTGGCAGCGACAGCCCAACGGCATGAGTGTGCAACAGCGCGTGGAGGAGGCCTTGGCCACCATCCTTCGTCAGCCCACGCCCCTCACCGGAGCCGGCCGTACAGACGCCGGCGTGCATGCCCGACGCATGGCGGCGCACTTAGATACGGACGTCCCGATCGACGATCCCGCCGGGTTGGTGGGTCGGCTCAACCGACTCCTACCGCCCGACATCGCCGTGTGGAGCCTCGACGCCGTGCGGCCCGACGCCCACGCCCGGTTTTCGGCCACGGCGCGCACCTACGAGTACACCGTGACGGGCGTCAAAGACCCCTTCGCGCCTCCGGCCGTACATCGGATGGTCTTGCGAGGCGTCGATTTTGAGGCTATGAACCGCGCCGCGGCGACGCTGCTGGACTATCGCGACTTCACTTCTTTCAGCAAGTTACACACCGATGTGAAGACCAACCTCTGCCACGTGACGCGCGCCGAATGGCGACGCCAGGGCGACCGCTGGACGTTCACGATCACGGCCGACCGCTTCCTGCGCAACATGGTCCGCGCCATCGTCGGCACCCTTCTCGAGGTGGGGCGCGGCCGACTGAGCGAGGAGGGCTTTCGACACGTGATCGAAGCCCTCGACCGCAGTCAGGCGGGCGACTCGGCCGCCGCCGAAGGTCTCGCACTCGTCGAGGTGCACTATCCGGCCGACATCTATCTTTAG
- a CDS encoding cobyrinate a,c-diamide synthase produces the protein MIPQWLIAATNSGCGKTTFTIGLLRALRRRGLSVQPFKCGPDYIDARYHTRAAGLASVNLDTWMASPDHIQYIYGKYGGSADACVAEGVMGLFDGFDKTRGSSSEVARTLGLPVVLVVNARSTAYSVAALIHGFAYFDPRVEVAGVVFNMVASTSHAAYLREACADVGVPCLGCLPRLAELEVPSRHLGLTLDTNFQLEQWIDRVADTVEQHVDLDHLLSVCRRPTPPAGQAPPLMRPIGRVAVADDEAFAFVYRENIARLEQAAEVVRFSPMRDERLPEADLVYLPGGYPEFHLDALTANTPMRDAIRHYAERGGRILAECGGMMYLCRAVTGMDGVRREMVGILAQDATMEGMRLRLGYRRFELGGTDWRGHEFHYSSVVPSPDAPPSVAQQYNAKGGTVDTPVYRHANVLASYTHLYWGESDIATLFG, from the coding sequence ATGATTCCTCAATGGCTCATCGCGGCCACAAACTCAGGCTGTGGCAAGACCACATTCACCATCGGGCTACTGCGCGCACTCCGGCGACGCGGGCTCTCCGTGCAACCTTTCAAATGTGGGCCGGACTATATCGACGCACGCTATCACACCCGGGCCGCGGGCCTGGCGTCCGTGAACCTCGACACTTGGATGGCGTCGCCCGATCATATACAATATATATATGGCAAATACGGCGGGTCGGCCGATGCGTGCGTGGCCGAGGGCGTGATGGGGCTCTTTGACGGCTTCGACAAGACGCGTGGAAGCTCGTCCGAGGTGGCGCGGACGCTCGGCCTGCCGGTCGTGCTCGTCGTCAATGCCCGTTCGACGGCCTACTCCGTGGCGGCTCTCATCCACGGCTTTGCGTACTTTGATCCGCGTGTCGAGGTGGCCGGCGTGGTCTTTAATATGGTCGCCTCGACGTCGCATGCCGCTTACCTCCGGGAGGCGTGTGCCGACGTCGGTGTGCCTTGTCTCGGCTGCCTGCCTCGGCTGGCGGAGCTGGAGGTGCCCTCGCGACACCTCGGGCTGACGCTCGATACGAATTTCCAACTCGAACAATGGATCGATCGCGTAGCCGACACCGTCGAGCAGCACGTCGATCTGGATCATTTGCTCAGCGTCTGCCGTCGCCCCACGCCCCCCGCCGGCCAGGCCCCGCCCCTCATGCGCCCCATCGGACGCGTGGCCGTGGCCGACGATGAGGCGTTTGCCTTCGTCTATCGCGAGAACATCGCCAGGCTCGAGCAGGCCGCCGAGGTCGTCCGCTTCAGCCCGATGCGAGACGAGCGGCTGCCGGAGGCCGATCTGGTCTACCTGCCGGGCGGATACCCCGAGTTCCATCTCGACGCCCTCACGGCGAACACCCCGATGCGCGACGCGATCCGTCACTATGCCGAGCGCGGCGGCCGGATACTGGCCGAATGCGGCGGCATGATGTATCTCTGTCGCGCCGTGACGGGGATGGACGGCGTGCGGCGGGAGATGGTCGGCATCCTCGCTCAGGACGCCACGATGGAGGGTATGCGGCTGCGCCTCGGCTATCGCCGTTTCGAGCTTGGCGGGACAGACTGGCGCGGCCACGAGTTCCACTACTCCTCGGTTGTTCCCTCGCCCGACGCCCCGCCCAGCGTCGCCCAGCAGTACAATGCCAAGGGCGGCACGGTCGATACCCCCGTTTATCGCCACGCCAACGTCCTGGCCAGCTATACCCACCTCTATTGGGGCGAGTCGGACATCGCGACGCTGTTCGGATAG
- a CDS encoding FMN-binding protein: MNRRKWMQLLCLVTCFLMMMSIALLRGGKLFGHDFTAKKSTSTEAPKDTVPTIRTSSDGTTVINTTALGADLVGYAGPVPIELHLRDGRIERLEVLPNSETPSFLEAVTDELPARWVGHTAEEAATMEVDVVSGATFTSRALIGNVRRAAAYATDHPAAPSLWDTLDLSPGSIAALLVVLLAAILPLFVYNRTYQTVQQVLNVAVLGFWSGSFLSYTLFLGYLTNGAQLLLSIVPIVMLVTAFIYPLFGHPQYYCTHICPLGSLQQLAGRVNRRKWHLSSRTVRLLERFRKGLWVALMICLWTGVLADWIDWELFPAFLVRTAPVVLIILTAIVTLLSAFIPRPYCRFVCPTGTLFKMSEGMKPKRAFR; the protein is encoded by the coding sequence ATGAATAGAAGAAAATGGATGCAGCTCCTTTGTTTGGTGACCTGCTTTTTGATGATGATGTCCATCGCCCTGTTGCGCGGTGGCAAACTTTTCGGGCACGATTTTACGGCCAAAAAATCCACCTCGACGGAGGCACCGAAGGACACCGTGCCCACGATACGCACCTCGTCCGACGGCACGACAGTGATCAACACCACCGCGCTGGGGGCCGACCTTGTCGGCTACGCCGGCCCGGTGCCGATCGAACTCCATCTGCGTGACGGGCGCATTGAGCGCCTCGAGGTGCTACCGAACAGCGAGACGCCCTCGTTCCTCGAGGCGGTGACCGATGAGCTGCCCGCGCGCTGGGTCGGGCACACTGCGGAAGAGGCGGCCACGATGGAGGTGGATGTCGTTTCCGGCGCCACGTTCACCTCGCGCGCACTGATCGGAAACGTTCGCCGCGCCGCTGCCTATGCGACAGACCATCCCGCCGCACCCTCGCTCTGGGACACGCTCGACCTCTCGCCCGGGTCGATCGCCGCGCTCTTGGTCGTACTCCTGGCCGCCATCCTGCCCCTTTTCGTGTACAATCGCACGTATCAGACCGTGCAGCAGGTGCTTAACGTGGCTGTGCTCGGCTTCTGGAGCGGCTCCTTTCTCTCCTACACGCTCTTTTTGGGATACCTCACCAACGGTGCCCAGCTGCTCCTGTCGATCGTTCCGATCGTGATGCTCGTCACCGCCTTCATCTACCCCCTTTTCGGTCATCCGCAGTACTACTGCACCCACATCTGCCCCCTCGGATCGCTGCAACAGTTGGCCGGGCGCGTCAACCGACGCAAGTGGCACCTCAGCAGCCGTACCGTCCGCCTATTGGAGCGTTTTCGCAAAGGGCTTTGGGTGGCGCTGATGATTTGCCTCTGGACCGGCGTACTGGCCGACTGGATCGACTGGGAACTCTTCCCCGCCTTCCTTGTCCGCACCGCGCCCGTGGTCCTAATCATCCTCACCGCCATAGTGACCCTCCTTTCGGCCTTCATTCCTCGTCCCTACTGCCGATTTGTCTGCCCGACAGGCACCCTTTTCAAGATGTCTGAGGGAATGAAGCCGAAGCGTGCCTTCCGATAA